The sequence AGCGAGTCGTCCAGGGCGTCCTTCCACGGGGTGTGGTGCACGGGCGCCATGGTGCCGGTGATGACCGATTTGTAGGAGTTATTGCGGAAGGCCATGATGTCCTTGGCCTTGTGGCCCTTCCACTCATAGAAGGCCTGGCAGGCGCCGGCCACGTCGAAGGTCGGGTAGTCGGTCTCCTCAATCAGCTCCAGCACATAGTCGCCCTGGTATTTGATCGCGTATTTGACGTCGTCCGAGGCTTCTTCGCGCTCTTCGCGTTCCTTGACGTCGGCCAGCAGGGTGTCCTTGTCGGCGGGGATTTCGATCTTGCCCATGATCGCGTCGCGGACCCACCAGGCCTGGGCGTCGAACATGTTGAAGGTGAACCACTGATCCTGCATGCCCAGATAGAACATCTTGGGGTTATGCACATAGACCACGCCCTTATACAGGTCGGCGGCGGCCAGGCGGTTGGCGGTCTTCAGGCGCAGATCGTCCGGCAGGAAGTTGAAATAGTGCTTGTAGCCGGTGCAGAGGATGATCGCGTCGACCTGCTTCTGGGTGCCGTCGACGAAGGTGGCGGTGTTGCCGCTGACCGATTCCAGCGCCGGTTTCTCTTCCCAGTTGTCCGGCCATTTGAAGCCCATCGGCGCCGAGCGGTAGGAGGAGGTGATGGACTTGCAGCCGTATTTCCAGCACTGGGAGCCGATGTCTTCGGCGGAGTAGGAGGCGCCGAGGATCAGGATGTCCTTGTCCTTGAACTCGCGTGCGTCGCGGAAGTCGTGGGCGTGCAGCACGCGGCCGTTGAAGGTGTCGAAACCGGGGTAGAACGGCACGTTCGGGGTCGAGAAATGGCCGGAGGCGCAGATCACGTGGTCGAAGTCTTCCTTGTAGGTGCTGTCCTTGGAGTGGTCGTGCACGGTGACGGTGAAGTTGCCCGCGTCCTCGTTGTATTCGACCCAGCGGATGGCGGAGTTGAAGCGGATCCACTTGCGCACGCCGGCCTTCTTCACGCGGCCTTCGATATAGTCGAACAGAACCGCGCGCGGCGGGTAGGAGGCGATCTGCTTGCCGAAATGCTCCTCAAACGAATAGTCGGCAAATTCGAGGCCTTCCTTGGGGCCGTTTGACCACAGGTAGCGGTACATCGAGCAGTGCACCGGCTCGCCGTTTTCATCCAGGCCGGTGCGCCAGGTGTAGTTCCACAGCCCGCCCCAGTCGTCCTGCTTTTCAAAGCAGACGATCTCCGGAATCTCTTCGCCCTTGTTGGCGGCGGATTGGAATGCGCGGAGCTGGGCCAGGCCGGAGGGGCCGGCGCCGATGATGGCGATTCTCTTCTTGGTCATGTGGCTCTCCCATTGGTATAGACCAATATG is a genomic window of Leisingera caerulea DSM 24564 containing:
- a CDS encoding NAD(P)-binding domain-containing protein, with translation MTKKRIAIIGAGPSGLAQLRAFQSAANKGEEIPEIVCFEKQDDWGGLWNYTWRTGLDENGEPVHCSMYRYLWSNGPKEGLEFADYSFEEHFGKQIASYPPRAVLFDYIEGRVKKAGVRKWIRFNSAIRWVEYNEDAGNFTVTVHDHSKDSTYKEDFDHVICASGHFSTPNVPFYPGFDTFNGRVLHAHDFRDAREFKDKDILILGASYSAEDIGSQCWKYGCKSITSSYRSAPMGFKWPDNWEEKPALESVSGNTATFVDGTQKQVDAIILCTGYKHYFNFLPDDLRLKTANRLAAADLYKGVVYVHNPKMFYLGMQDQWFTFNMFDAQAWWVRDAIMGKIEIPADKDTLLADVKEREEREEASDDVKYAIKYQGDYVLELIEETDYPTFDVAGACQAFYEWKGHKAKDIMAFRNNSYKSVITGTMAPVHHTPWKDALDDSLEAYLQN